A genomic stretch from Schistosoma haematobium chromosome 2, whole genome shotgun sequence includes:
- a CDS encoding hypothetical protein (EggNog:ENOG410KD7X): MTEQTPKVLKLKTLSPPSFQLMPFWPDNIEAWFCYAEADFSEHGVIDTRAQFLAVVKALPREFNRYVTPSMFTSDVSDPYEILKRSILKRGDLTDRQRLDQLFNNIDLQHGSATDMLQRMREVIGLRTFDEGLFKQLFLSKLPQQVQAVLVSFQNNGLDELAASADRILEITKPTTEVFSVKEKPHTTQNDITDLCHTLTRYLSLRTDRKRSRTPRRSISRKRSVSRPRETDNPDWCWYHNQYGKLSRNCRKPCNFPNTKPTDSKNNSGNFQAGTR, encoded by the coding sequence atgactgaacagacacctaaagtactcaagcttaagactttgtccccaccttcgtttcaactgatgcctttctggcccgacaatatcgaagcctggttttgctacgcagaagccgacttctccgagcacggcgtgatcgacacacgtgcacaattcctcgcagtagtcaaggcactaccgcgcgaattcaacaggtacgtaacacctagtatgtttactagtgatgtttccgatccttacgaaatcttaaaacgctcgattcttaaacgaggagatctaaccgatcgacaaaggttagatcaactcttcaataacatcgacctgcaacacggttctgcgacagacatgttgcaacggatgagagaggttataggcctaagaactttcgacgaaggtctattcaaacaactcttcttgtcaaaacttccccaacaggtgcaagcagttctggtctcgttccagaacaacggcttagacgagctagctgcatctgccgaccgcattctagaaattacgaaacctactaccgaggtattttcagtcaaagaaaagcctcacacgactcagaatgatataaccgacttatgtcacacactcacgcgttatcttagtcttcgtaccgaccgtaagagatcgcgcacaccacgtagaagcatttctcgtaagcgatctgtctctagaccacgagagacagataaccccgactggtgctggtatcataaccagtatggaaagctttccagaaattgcagaaaaccctgcaattttcccaacacgaaaccgactgattcgaaaaacaattcgggaaacttccaagccggcacgcgttaa